In Winkia neuii, a genomic segment contains:
- a CDS encoding DIP1984 family protein — protein MKLAEALSERAQIQARLTHLSQRAQNVIRVQEGEDPAEDPAQLIEQAEALHQKLQNLIMRINRTNSATTFSGEQTISDAIAARDNAQRRHIFFSNLADKAAARQDRFTRMEVKFMPAYPVSQLRDRADDAAKEYRHLDLQLQELNWTTELVD, from the coding sequence ATGAAACTTGCTGAAGCTTTATCCGAGAGGGCCCAGATTCAGGCTCGCCTGACGCACCTGAGCCAGCGCGCCCAGAACGTCATTAGGGTGCAAGAGGGCGAAGACCCAGCCGAGGATCCGGCTCAGCTGATCGAGCAGGCCGAGGCGCTGCACCAGAAGCTGCAAAATTTGATTATGCGCATCAACAGGACTAACTCGGCCACTACTTTTTCCGGGGAGCAGACTATTTCGGATGCGATTGCGGCCCGCGACAACGCCCAGCGCAGGCATATTTTCTTCTCCAATTTGGCAGACAAGGCAGCAGCGCGACAGGATCGTTTCACTCGTATGGAAGTAAAATTCATGCCCGCCTACCCGGTTTCGCAGTTGCGCGATCGTGCCGATGACGCCGCTAAAGAATACCGCCACCTGGATTTGCAACTGCAGGAACTGAATTGGACCACCGAATTGGTTGATTAG
- a CDS encoding reprolysin-like metallopeptidase translates to MKTFSAKKKLTASMFTLGLVAAGLSVAAPAQAAQLPMTPATCNVLHREVKQGKTSFSNMDRILYGSKQTVYNNTMELYSQSAYNDAIKKGAQMWEQATGGKLKFKMVSAPTPRSVTIVDEHWREGSALGYGGRDSKRIRLMIDRTPAASQPMVVAHEIGHVIGLEHTCRGDLMGAGSVMGTKITDTDVALAYAAIKAQGGDK, encoded by the coding sequence GTGAAAACTTTTAGCGCAAAAAAGAAATTGACCGCTTCCATGTTCACCCTAGGTTTGGTTGCTGCTGGTTTGTCGGTGGCAGCTCCTGCGCAGGCTGCTCAGCTGCCCATGACTCCCGCAACTTGCAACGTCCTGCACAGGGAAGTGAAACAGGGCAAAACTAGTTTCTCAAATATGGACCGGATTCTGTACGGAAGCAAGCAGACCGTTTACAACAACACAATGGAGTTGTACTCGCAGAGCGCCTACAATGACGCTATCAAAAAGGGTGCCCAGATGTGGGAACAGGCTACTGGGGGCAAACTGAAGTTCAAGATGGTATCGGCTCCGACTCCTCGTTCGGTCACTATTGTTGACGAACACTGGAGGGAAGGGTCCGCCCTCGGGTATGGGGGGCGGGACAGCAAGCGGATCCGCCTGATGATCGACCGTACTCCTGCTGCAAGCCAGCCGATGGTCGTGGCCCACGAAATTGGGCATGTCATAGGCCTTGAGCACACCTGCCGCGGCGATCTTATGGGTGCCGGCTCCGTTATGGGAACCAAGATTACTGATACTGACGTTGCGCTTGCGTATGCAGCAATCAAAGCTCAGGGCGGAGACAAGTAG
- a CDS encoding acryloyl-CoA reductase produces the protein MKAFLLEDRDGRAAGRVCEVGEDALGEGDALIRVEYSSVNYKDGLAASGKAPIARSLPLIGGCDVTGTIEQPGQTGLAVGTPVTVTGASLSEKHPGGYCEYVRVPSSWVTPLPQNMDTWTASALGTAGYAAALAVHKLQAVGLPDGPVAVTGASGGAGLLATALLAKAGREVHAFSRKDNVAELLQMAGAAQIESYPDFGHRPLEKSRWAGGVDVVGGTTLDWLLRSASTGASVAVIGNAAGNKLQTNVLPLILRGINVLGVSVTFLAPELRAQLWQNLAEGVSPDLLRALVHTVPLDEVGTALDTIAEANALGRTVVKVK, from the coding sequence ATGAAAGCTTTTCTACTTGAAGACAGGGATGGGCGAGCTGCGGGGCGCGTTTGCGAAGTGGGCGAAGACGCTCTTGGGGAGGGCGACGCCCTCATCCGTGTCGAATATTCTTCAGTTAACTACAAGGATGGCTTGGCCGCTTCGGGAAAGGCCCCGATTGCCAGGTCGTTGCCGCTGATTGGTGGTTGCGATGTTACCGGCACGATCGAGCAGCCCGGGCAGACCGGCTTGGCGGTGGGTACTCCCGTGACCGTTACGGGCGCTTCTCTTTCTGAGAAGCATCCGGGCGGATACTGCGAATACGTGCGAGTACCGTCTTCATGGGTCACTCCCCTGCCGCAGAACATGGATACGTGGACCGCTTCGGCTTTGGGCACTGCCGGTTATGCGGCGGCGCTGGCCGTACACAAGTTGCAAGCGGTGGGGTTGCCCGACGGACCGGTTGCGGTTACGGGCGCCAGCGGCGGCGCTGGGCTACTTGCTACCGCACTTCTTGCCAAGGCTGGGCGCGAGGTACACGCGTTCTCGCGTAAAGACAACGTGGCTGAGCTGTTGCAGATGGCGGGGGCAGCCCAGATCGAGTCCTACCCGGACTTTGGGCATCGCCCTCTAGAAAAGTCCCGCTGGGCTGGCGGTGTAGACGTGGTTGGGGGTACCACTTTGGATTGGCTGCTGCGTAGCGCCAGCACGGGTGCCTCCGTAGCTGTCATTGGCAACGCGGCGGGCAACAAGTTGCAGACCAACGTGCTGCCCCTGATTCTGCGTGGCATCAACGTCCTGGGGGTTTCTGTCACGTTCCTTGCTCCGGAATTGCGGGCCCAGCTTTGGCAGAATCTTGCCGAGGGCGTCAGCCCGGATCTGCTGCGGGCACTCGTGCATACTGTCCCCCTTGATGAAGTGGGGACGGCGCTGGATACGATCGCTGAGGCAAATGCGCTGGGAAGAACGGTTGTAAAGGTCAAATAG
- a CDS encoding YbaK/EbsC family protein: MSTIPGIGSVEPKPALDNLDLLAAPVAEALEAVVADNPELADQALAVAIDPDLADTEAMTEAFGMDLSLSANCILVAGKRAGEERVAACLVRAHTFADVNHVVKKTLNVRKASFWPQEKAVEASGMEYGGITPVGLPSEWRLLIDTRCTEGWACIGSGLRSSKLFITGELLKALPDAEIIEGLGVEPK, from the coding sequence GTGAGCACTATTCCTGGCATTGGTAGCGTTGAACCGAAACCCGCCCTGGACAACCTTGATCTACTAGCAGCTCCGGTAGCGGAGGCACTGGAGGCTGTGGTGGCCGACAATCCTGAGCTCGCCGACCAGGCGCTGGCAGTGGCAATCGACCCTGATCTAGCCGACACGGAAGCGATGACCGAAGCATTCGGCATGGACCTGTCGCTGTCCGCCAACTGTATTCTGGTGGCAGGCAAACGCGCCGGCGAAGAACGAGTCGCCGCCTGCCTCGTGCGCGCTCACACCTTCGCCGACGTCAACCACGTGGTGAAGAAAACCTTGAACGTGCGCAAAGCGTCCTTCTGGCCTCAGGAAAAGGCAGTGGAGGCCTCGGGAATGGAATACGGCGGAATCACGCCGGTCGGGTTGCCCTCCGAATGGCGGCTGCTGATCGACACCAGGTGCACGGAAGGTTGGGCTTGCATCGGCTCCGGCCTGCGCAGCTCCAAGCTCTTTATTACCGGTGAACTGCTAAAGGCATTGCCGGACGCCGAGATTATTGAAGGGCTTGGCGTAGAGCCAAAATAG